GCCCTTCTTTTTTTATAATCCTCAAAACAAACATTGATGCATCTTTTATCTATTAGCTCTTCTCATACTTTCTGATAGTATTATACGACAAACAAAAACCCCTTGCAACATAGATAACTACAGAGTGTTAAATATAAAAACTCCCCGTGCAAATATTAGTTATAATATCCTCTCTGATTTCCTGGATCTATGAATGCATACTACTTAAACAGTTATATAAGATTATATGCCCATTCAGAGATACTTTTCTATCAGCATTATCGCGGTAGCGAAAGAGGCTCGAACTTGTATTTAATAGACTGATGGCTTTCAGAGGGCCTGCCTGCCGACGAGGCAGGGTGCAAAAATTAAGAGAACCAGGCTAAAAGGTGGTAAATTTGTCCAATTTTGTCCGGCATTTTGGAGAGTCAATTTGCATAACTCTTTTACTTTAAAACAGTTACAAGATGTCCAGTCTTATTAGGTGGACATTTAGCTATAAAATGAGTAAATTTTTGCACGGATAGAAACGGCGGTCTATTTTCCATTCTTTAATTTCTCAGGATGATGCCTTACAACTTCTGCTTGAACCATGTAGATCACGTCTTCTGCGATAGTTGATGCACAGTATCTATAATATTCTCGGCATATTCACGTGCATCCTGAATTTCCTACTCTTTGGTTTTTTCCTCGTATTCCATGTTTTGCCTCCATTAGCAAAAGGAATTAACCCTTGTTTAAATCTCGGTTTTAACTTTTATGTGTTCTTTTGCATTCTTTAATTTTTGGGAAAATTTGTCTTTCTTAAATGCTGAAGTCCATTTTTTCATAGTGGTCCATCCACCAAAACGAACCATTGCATTACGCCAAGGCTGATACCATCGTTTCCATTCTGATTTAATATTATACACAAAGAAAAGCAAGGCGGGAAAAGACAGTATATGCACACCTATCATAAACATATATTTAAACTGATAAAACTTCCCCATGATTTTTCTAATTGAATCTAACATCTGTTCAGCAGTCATCGGCTCGTCAGGCTCGAAAAGTGGAAAATTCCCATCGTAATACTCCCATCCTACATCTGCAATTGGATAAATTCTATTTTCTTGCTTGAGCCGATTGGTTAATTCTGTTCCAGGTAATGGCACTGGCAATAAGACCTGTATAGTATCTATTTTGGCTTTGCGGATAAAATTCTTAAAACGCTTTATTCTTACCGAAGCCGCCATTTTAAATTCTACATCTTTGGTCAACGGATAGCCAAAAATAAACATTCCATGAATTAAAAATCCAAACTTATGAAATACTCTTGTTAATGATATCATCTCCTCTGGTTTTGTTAGTTTATGCATTGCATGTAATTCTTCTTCAATCGGTGACTCATAGCCGATTGCTACGGTATTAATGCCCGCTTGCCGCATAGCAAAGAGAAGCTCTGTATCTTTAGCTTTATCTAATCGTATTTGAACGGTTGTATCCAACCTTCTGCCAATATCTTCCTGGTAACTCTTAAGCATCTTACAAAACCGCACTGTTTCATCACGTTGCTGCCCAAAAAGGTCATCAACAATAAAGAAGTGTCTCGCATCCTTTGTCTCTAAGAGAAACTTTATTGATTCAAGCAGTCGTTCAGCAGTGGCATATCTGGGTTTGCCCTTAACAGTGCAAAACTCGCACTGCATGCCACAGCCACGTATTCTCTCAACAGGATAAATTTTAATTTTAGCATATCGAACCAAGGAAAAATCAGGTAAAGGTAATTTATCAAAATCAGTCAATAACTGCCTCTCTGGGGTATAAATAATCTTTCCATTGTTTAAATAAGCAATGCCTTTGACATTATTGACATCTCGCTTACTTTGCAAGGCTTCAAGAAGTTCCTTAATGGTTTCTTCTCCTTCACCAATAACCACATAATCAATACATGAAGCTAATACTTCAGGTATATTTTCTTCAATAAAATGCTGCCCTCCTGCTATAGTCACTATTCCCTTATCTTTATAGAACTGTGCTATTCTGTAAAGCTGAGGAATAGTGCTTGTCA
This Candidatus Kaelpia imicola DNA region includes the following protein-coding sequences:
- a CDS encoding radical SAM protein — encoded protein: MFDLSKKRHRFRIVIPAFPAFNIYSYIANKTTALGPICVATSVNEMEGWDVEVIDENNLRRYGPRSNTGRANHDFLQELRPADVVGFYGGLTSTIPQLYRIAQFYKDKGIVTIAGGQHFIEENIPEVLASCIDYVVIGEGEETIKELLEALQSKRDVNNVKGIAYLNNGKIIYTPERQLLTDFDKLPLPDFSLVRYAKIKIYPVERIRGCGMQCEFCTVKGKPRYATAERLLESIKFLLETKDARHFFIVDDLFGQQRDETVRFCKMLKSYQEDIGRRLDTTVQIRLDKAKDTELLFAMRQAGINTVAIGYESPIEEELHAMHKLTKPEEMISLTRVFHKFGFLIHGMFIFGYPLTKDVEFKMAASVRIKRFKNFIRKAKIDTIQVLLPVPLPGTELTNRLKQENRIYPIADVGWEYYDGNFPLFEPDEPMTAEQMLDSIRKIMGKFYQFKYMFMIGVHILSFPALLFFVYNIKSEWKRWYQPWRNAMVRFGGWTTMKKWTSAFKKDKFSQKLKNAKEHIKVKTEI